acttggcaaaatgacaaagcaacctttctctaaagttggagaaagagcaaatgaactattgggtttaatccatacagatgtatgtggaccaatgagtacaaatgctagaggtggtttcagctactttatcactttcactgatgacttcagtaggtatggttatgtctacctaatgaagcataagtctgaatcctttgacaaattcaaggaatttcagagtgaagtagagaatcaattaggcaagaagattaaggcactgcggtctgatagaggcggtgaatatctgagctatgaatttgatgaccatctgaaagaatgtggaattctatcagaattgactcctcctggaacaccacaatggaacggtgtgtcggaacggaggaacagaaccttgctagacatggtcaggtcaatgatgggtcaggccgaacttccattagaattttggggacatgcactaaatacagctgcactcactataaatagagctccttctaaagctgtcgaaaagactccatacgaattatggtttggaaagcctccaaatgtgtcttttcttaagatttggggatgtgaagtatacgtcaaacgattaatttcagacaaacttcatccaaaatctgacaaatgtatccttgtgggctatccaaaggaaacaaaggggtattacttctacaatacatctgagaacaattgttgctcgagatggtgtctttttggagaaggatcacatttccaaaatgacaagtgggagaaaagtagacctcgaagaaattcgagtcgaacaacaaactctagagaatgctcaagatgacattcaggatgaaactcagagatctttagaagaatctggtgagaatcatggtcaatctagaaatgttaccccgcgtagatcgcaaagatatagatctcaaccggaaaggtacttaggtattttgacgaacgagagctatgacgttctattacttgaaagtgatgaacctgcgacttacaagcaagctatgacgagccctagctccaagcagtggcaagaagccatgcaatctgaattagactccatgtctgaaaaccaagtatgggatttggtcgatttgccagatggctaccaagccattggaagcaaatgggttttcaaactgaaaaaggacaaggatgggaaacttgaagttttcaaagctagattggtcgcaaaaggttacaggcaagtccacggtgtggattacgatgaaaccttttcaccagttgcaatgctaaagtctattcggataatgttagcaatcgctgcatattacgattacgaaatatggcagatggatgtcaaaactgctttcttaaacggcgttttaacagaaactgtgtttatgacacagcctgaaggttttgaggatccaaagaatgctaaaaaggtatgcaagctaaagaaatctacggattgaagcaggcatccaggagctggaatatacgttttgatgaagcagtcagtgactttggtttcatcaagaacgcggacgaatcttgtgtatacaagaaggtcagtgggagcaaaattgctttcctagtattatatgtcgacgacatattgcttatcggaaatgacattcctatgttgaactctgtcaagatttggcttgggaaatgtttttcgatgaaggatctaggagaagcacagtacatattgggcatcaagatttacagagatagatctaaaaagatgattggacttagtcaaagcacttatatcaataaggtgcttgataggttcaagatggcggactccaagcgaggctacctacccatgtctcatggaatgactctaagcaagactaagtgcccaaaaacacttgatgagcgtagacgaatgaatgggattccatatgcatcattgattggttcaataatgtatgctatgatatgtacacgcccggatgttgcgtacgcactcagtgctacgagcagataccagtcagacccaggagaggcgcattggactgctgccaagaatattctgaagtacctgaaaaggcacaaagatgacttcctggtctatggtggagatgatgaattaattgttaaaggctatacggacgcaagtttccaaaccgacaaagatgattttagatcacagtctgggtttatcttctgcctcaacggaggagcagtaagctggaaaagtgctaagcaaagcaccattgcggattctacaactgaagcggagtacattgctgcacatgaagcagcaaaggaagctatatggctaaggaagttcataggagaacttggtgtagtcccctccattaaaggaccaatagccctgtattgtgataataacggagctattgcacaggcaaaagagcctagacaccaccagagagtcaagcatgtacttcgtagatttcaccttctacgagagttcgttgaaagaaaagaagtcgagataagcaaaattggaactgatgacaacatatcagatccattaactaaacctctgccgcaggcgaagcacaactcgcacactgcagctatgggaatcaagcatattggagaatggctttgatgtctctgtttaatgttttaaagttttagagtttaaatctttgtaaaacattattggttaatcattcacaataaatgaaaagaattcatttttccatttaatttgtggtttattaaatgatgagtcccttcaatttgacgatatattcaagatagactgtcaggaccagtcctgtgactaagaaatgtctatcaagtgaacttgaatgtcaaaggttgaaaatggtccctaatcggagttttctataaaattggacgcatagaaaacgttagacgattagaatgcaagatgactagtagttctgtttcttgaactatgtggacatggcaatgtcataatcatttgcatagatacttactttgggaagactagtatcggacaagacctatgaaactttactgtaagagatgaaagtctgtcataagtaaatttcattaaattattagacactaaatcctcaatacctgagtgatttgagattacttgtttgagaactggttgctttgacgttgaccaaccgtcgcaccgtaaaaggaggctataaaggcaacgctcaggtaatcacctatcaaacgaagtctaatctcaagatcgcaagattgggattgtcctcccataaatcgggatgagatgcttaaaagttgtacaaggccactcggagagctagaaactgtgaaatgcatggccgtgctcggatgaatcataggctatgattatctgtttatttgatcagttgaactctgaaaccgaggaacacctctggacataataaggatgacaactcttaccttatgttcaagagcaagcatcgagcgacaaaggaattaggaaatgcacacttgtccctaaggacaagtgggagactgaaggaaataatgcccttggtccaagtatgcattctatgttaagtctaataaatgcggttcagtattaattaacaagttaataattcagtgagatcaagtgagctgaatgcctagctagaggccgcttcagttcaagtggaattaatgatattaatccacagcttactcttgactgaacccgtagggtcacacaaatagtacgtaaacggatcaagtatttaatggcattaaatactccatctatgaatattcggaaccgacggatcttggtttcagtgggagctaagatcgtcacaggcaagaaatgaatactccggaaacgatgatattaccggaaacggaaatatggatcgtatcggaaatataaatattatccaagtcgtagatgttgccggaaacggaaacatggtacgtatcggaaaatattatcggaaatggaaatattgccagaatcggaaatattgccggaaacggaaatattgtcagaatcggaaatattaccggaatcggaaaataattccggaaacggaaatattaaatatttgttcgaaacggaaattaaatccggaatcggaaatattaaatattgttcgtatcggaaatgaattccggaatcggaaaatttaatcggaagcgcatcgtacgaataagcatcggacgaggcctgccggacgaggcccagcacgaagccaggccatcgcccagcaagccaagcgcgccgcacaaacagccacgccaggcccagcgcaaggccaggcccagcaggctgcgcagcgcgcacagcgcgcacagcacgcgcagcgcgcagcgcgcgcgggcgctgcgtgggctgctgctcgcgcgcacgcatgggggcccatcgtggctgccgtgcgtgtgtgtgcaagtgtttgtgttcgtgcacgtttcctaaaacatgcagagttcggttaatgattaaattcctaattctatttgataaattaattaaattagagttcttgtaggattctaggtttaattaatttgtatctgaataggatttcgattccctttccatacccctataaatatgaggctagggctcacaatttataacaagtttcaaagtattcaaaaagtgagtttttgagagaaaactaaaacacacatcttgctcataaaagtgccgaaattttctagtaccttaagggcgattctagttggtcaatcttaaggcggatccggacgtgctgtggactatctacggagggacgacacttggagtcctaaagacttgttcttgttcggttcgggcgcagctagggagggcacgcaacaaagagtatgcatctaaattatgctatatgattatgtgtaaataatatgttgtcctgggttaatggttgtttccgcatgatctatgtaatgtcatatgtatcataacctaacataaaaaTCTTGACAAAACAGAAGATAGCAAAGCAGAAGCAAAGAAGATACCAAAGCAGAAGAAATTTTttgtttaggtggtaaaaaacaatttttacacattttttaggtggtaaaatacaagttttgtttttttaggtggtaaaaaacaaattttcaatttttttaggtggtaaaaaataatttgtcctttttttaaaagtatttgtgaaattaattcagtaaatttttttttaacacaTAATTGGACTTATATTAAACTAAAAATAGAAGGTTCGAATACAATATCGGGACAAAAACCAAAAACTTGCCACCCCGATTGTTAACCCATGAAATCCAGCCCTTCTATTGTCCCAAAATATATacaaatttaacaaaatcatGACCAAGCTTCCTAAAGTAAAACAACAGTGAGACATCCAAGCTTGGGGTAAACCATGCACTTAAGTGAACTATTTTCCTGGATCACGAATACTCTCTGCATCTTCATCGTGTAACTGCTCTCGCACTTGGGTAGTTCTTGTGAGTCTTGCCGCCGTCGTTGTAACTGTAGTGGAGATCGTTCTGAACATAATTTCCGTTGTAAAGGTTGGACTATGCTGCTCCTCAGAAATGTTTTCCTCCAAATCAATTACATTACAGCTGCTAGATCCCTGGTGTTGCCTTCTCTTCTCTGCATTTTCCATTTTTTGTAGATCACCTTGGTATGCGATGTTAGAAAAAGGAGGGGGGTTGAGGAAGAAGTTGTGACCAACTGCCATCTCCAACGCataatgagcaagggcatgtgCCACTTTGTTATTTGCCCTAGGGGTATGTTTCACCACCAAGGATTTGAACTTGCCCATAAGATTAGCTACATCAGTTAACACAGGTTTGAGCTCCTCATGGTACTTTCCATTCACGGATCCTAACATTTGTAATAAGGCTTGTGCATCTGTTTCCACTTCCAGATTCTGAATTTCATATGATACAGACATGAGCAAACCTTCCCTCATTGCATAGAGTTCAGCAGCAAGGGCGGTGATTGCATTGAACTTACTCGAGAACCCCATGTACCATCTTCCAGTGGCTCCCCTGAAAACTCCACCCCCACCAGCATTGTTGtgagcactagtagaaaaaatgtcatttgcagcGCACGTAAAAGGGGCTTTTTGCAGCGTTTTTTAGCGCTGCAATTGTGATGGCTGCAAATAGTGGACTTTTATTTGCAACGAACAAAAACGCTGCAAAAAGCAATTAATTGGAGCGCATGGTGTTTCACGCGCGTTGTAATTAATGTCTATTTACAACGCTTTGATGTACATAGGCACTGCAAAAAGAGGTTTTCAAAGGGAATTTTCTGCCACTATTTACAACTTTGGTCTACCAGCACGCGCTGTAAATAGTGCatttattttacaaaataaataaattcctgCACTAATACATTGGTACTACTACTCGATACTAGCCTCCATAATTATGGCCTAACATCCATAAATACATAAATAAGATCCATAAATACATAAATAATATCCATAAATACATAAATAAGTAATACAGATGTACCTTCTCAAACCCTGCGAATAAAAGGAATCTACATCTGTACCACTAAACACCCCTAAACAGCTAGCATGTTAATCTGCCACCACTAAACACCCCTAAAAGATGATTAAACTGTGTATCGATTAATCTCAGCAAGAATTCAGCAGTAGCAATATTCCCGTCGATTCGCCAGGTTGATTAATAAGATATCCAGTCACACAGATGGGTCTTGGATTCCTAGAGAACTGTGGTAAAGTGAGAAAAAGTTTCATTCGTACACTTAAACTTCTTTTAGAAGTACAAGCTCCCAAAATGCCTATGATTATGAAACCTAATAATAATAGTCATCCTTTGATAATCTAAATGATACAGACAAGCAGCTAGCGAATATACAAATAAGGAGAGAGGAACTTACTGTCAGTGGGCTCAGTAGACAGCAAATTTACCTCATGTGTTACTATAGCATCCAGTCCCTCCTGATCATCTGGAGCCTCTTCAGATAGCTCTTGTACATCAAACCCTGATTTAATTCACATTGCAAATAATTATGTCAGCATTGCAAAACTGCAAAATTTCAGCTCTGGTCCATAACAGCTAATTAGCAATTTTATTAATTGACATATAGAAAGAATTACATAAAGTGAGAGCATGCACATAAGCCTCCATTGTGCACAACTATACAAGGTAAAGACCTTGTTCAACCCACTTCACAAGGTGATATCCAAACAAAATAGTTCCCAAACAAGCAACACCAACATACGGCAAAACTGATGCAGAAGATTTCCCTTGATATTTGATAGGAGTGGCATCTTCAAGATCTCCTCCTAAGATGTACATGCGGTGTGGATTATGAGAAAATAACCAAAATACAATGCATCATAGAAAACCTAAAGACATAGAAGTGATATAACACCTAAAGACATTGTCACTAAAAAGCGTTTTAGATGGTTCGACTACCAAAACTCCAGAATTCAATCTTTCAGAATGATTCAGGTTAGCACAAAACTTCCCACAACTAAAGATCTTCAATGTTCTTGATCACAATTGTATCTTCATCAAGATACGCAACTGCACAACACACATACAAATTGTTTATCATCATTCTAAGAAGCCGGATTCAGGAAGTCAATTGTAATAACAGATAAGCAGAACCTGATAAGCATTAGTATATATATATCTCAAAATCAAGTTACCTTTTTTGTAATTAGTCATGTTGAATATCTTCATCTTTGTGTAAACACCCCAAAACCTTATCGGACGAACACAATTGGGATTCTCCAGCAAAGAAATCATCTTTACAATCCAACGATCAGCCTGTCCAACAAGTCAAAGTTAAAACCTTCTTAACTCCTTGCGTTAAAAGATGCTAGTGTATAATGCAAAATATAGCAccacaatacaaagtacaaCAAGCTGCTCAAATCATAATCCAAGATAAAAAGAACATACACATAAACATTATAAATAGTTCAGTACATCGAAATCATATACGGCCAATTCTCTAACTACACCAGGTACAACCTCATGCTATAAATTAAGCTTTAAGTTAAAAATACAGGGAGTTGCCCTAATCGTCATTCTAGATCTCACAAAACCACATAGAATTGTCTAGGTAACCAATCGAGTCAGAAATCTGACAACTAAACTTGTTACCTGAGAGGTCGTCTAGACTAGAGTTTGAAGTTCTTGGAGTTTTCCAATTTCATCTTAACTAATATCTACCCCTCGTCGTAGTTACTCCAACTCAACCACAACTACTTCAAGGCCTAACCTGCTGCCTCGTCATCTCCTACAGACCACACACAGCAGCAGCCATTTCACACATACAAAAAAATGTCAAATGTTACCAATTCAATACAACAGAAAATGAAGGATAACACAACATCAAATAAACCAATTCAATGACAACTGCATAGTAAGCTTCGAAGATTTTTTCAGAATGCATAACCATATTGAGTATTTTTGCTAAAGATTCAGAAAATCTACTTAGAATTTGGGCATAGTGAATCCTTAATATTCCACATTAAGCACGACAATAACTTAAATAATTTCTATTAAAACACCCTTAAACATGAAGACAAAGACTGAAACAACTTGAAAAATGCAGgaaattaaatatatatatatatatatatatatatatatatacagttAGAGAATGTAGTTGTAAAAAGTTCCGCCACGCAAATGCAGATAAGCTCCCATGGGCACGTAATCAAAGACAAGAAGCCTCATTTTCCCTACAGAACAAAAATTCACAAGAGTTTAAAGTTGGATAGTAAGAGTACTTTTGACATCGACCTACCACTATTGCAATTAGATTGATGACAAAAATTGATTTAGATAATCCAATGCCCCTAACTTCTATAAAGCAACCTTACTATGTTATGTCCACCCTTTTAATCAATTGTATACAATCCTTAATTACAACTGActgaaaaaagaaaattaaaaacaaatgaTTACAAGTACTTTGTGATTCTTTATTCAGATAATGAAACAACCCAATTCTATAATTAAGGCAAAAATTACTTCTCGGCTACACGGGATTCAAAATTTAAGACGGGCAGAATCATACCTTGAGCCAGAAGGAGAAGGAACAACTTCACCTAATCCGTCTTCCTCCAATGCTAAGATGATCAAATACCGGCCCTTTCTTCTAATTTATCTCGGCCAGTTCCCAAAGCAGTGCCCCCTTTGAATAACTGAAGAGTTCTGGTACCGTATTTGGTGATCTTTTGGTTCCCTAGACTTAACTGGTACAACGCTGTCATCTCCAAAGTTCTTCTCAG
This genomic stretch from Spinacia oleracea cultivar Varoflay chromosome 3, BTI_SOV_V1, whole genome shotgun sequence harbors:
- the LOC110790932 gene encoding uncharacterized protein — its product is MRGATGRWYMGFSSKFNAITALAAELYAMREGLLMSVSYEIQNLEVETDAQALLQMLGSVNGKYHEELKPVLTDVANLMGKFKSLVVKHTPRANNKVAHALAHYALEMAVGHNFFLNPPPFSNIAYQGDLQKMENAEKRRQHQGSSSCNVIDLEENISEEQHSPTFTTEIMFRTISTTVTTTAARLTRTTQVREQLHDEDAESIRDPGK